In Sphingobacteriaceae bacterium, the following proteins share a genomic window:
- a CDS encoding two-component sensor histidine kinase, whose translation MKPKSRSILILSILFGYILLQFLWWEMLLVKQNDRIIGEKIKLTEITSTNETQLKEDLNVLHHKKKMQTVMIVSEGTVFLLLLLFGIYKIKQAYDKEIFLNNQQKNFFLSITHELKTPIAATKLQLQTLQKQKLSETIQQELISNALLETERLNALIDNILLASRLETGEFITKKEKQNLGVFIETVLKRYYKNELISGELKTNLSPDIFMEIDVNAFPSVITNLVDNALKYSKREKEILVELKLVDGKTSMFVSDQGCGISDNDKVRVFSKFFRAGNEETRSTKGTGLGLYIVRYILTQHNAEIKVKDNKPCGSIFEIKFYA comes from the coding sequence ATGAAGCCAAAATCAAGATCCATACTTATTTTAAGCATTTTGTTTGGGTACATTTTGCTGCAGTTTTTATGGTGGGAAATGTTACTGGTGAAGCAAAACGATAGAATTATCGGTGAAAAGATAAAGTTGACCGAAATCACCTCTACAAATGAAACTCAGCTAAAAGAAGATCTTAACGTGCTGCATCATAAAAAGAAAATGCAAACTGTTATGATCGTGAGCGAAGGAACTGTTTTTCTTTTATTGCTTCTTTTTGGGATTTATAAAATCAAACAAGCTTACGACAAAGAAATTTTCCTCAACAATCAACAGAAAAATTTTTTTCTAAGTATCACACACGAGCTCAAAACTCCTATTGCAGCTACTAAACTACAACTGCAGACTTTACAGAAACAAAAATTAAGCGAGACAATTCAGCAGGAACTTATTTCTAATGCGTTGCTTGAAACAGAGAGACTTAACGCGTTAATAGATAATATTTTACTGGCAAGTCGTCTGGAAACAGGTGAGTTTATTACTAAAAAAGAGAAACAAAATCTTGGAGTGTTTATAGAAACAGTCTTGAAACGCTACTACAAGAACGAATTAATCAGCGGCGAGTTAAAAACGAATTTATCACCCGATATTTTTATGGAGATTGATGTAAACGCGTTTCCATCCGTTATAACCAATCTTGTGGATAATGCGCTAAAATATTCTAAACGGGAAAAGGAAATACTCGTAGAGTTAAAACTGGTAGATGGAAAAACAAGCATGTTTGTGAGTGACCAGGGCTGCGGCATTTCAGATAACGACAAGGTAAGGGTTTTTTCAAAATTTTTCAGAGCAGGTAATGAAGAAACCCGAAGTACTAAAGGAACCGGTTTAGGTTTGTACATTGTAAGATACATTCTTACGCAACACAATGCAGAAATAAAAGTAAAAGATAATAAACCTTGCGGGAGCATTTTCGAAATTAAATTTTATGCGTAA
- the mfd gene encoding transcription-repair coupling factor yields MLLNKSLEGIFDSRLQELNLNQNHWFQGLNGSSLSFLLQSIVLQTHKNLIVIASDKERAAYILNDLDALLPKEKVLFFPETYKQPYQIEKTTNANIQERAEVLNLLSKDNFKGVVVTYPQALSEKVTLKKQLHQNTLQIKKNEKLSIEFISEFLSSYNFEHVDFVFEPGQFSIRGGIIDVYSFANEYPYRIELFGNDVEAIKTFDPSTQLSTANFDFVTIIPNINSALFNEDKALLFNYFDKADSMLVMEDANYMFDVFDKKLESARKAYNNQTGEVKQVPPEKLFSDSTELKFTIKGFPVIEFGISSLLSSDTLKFNQRPQPSFNKNFELLISNLKENKTRGYKNYFLTDNVKQADRLITIFNDLLVKEHRTYDTLIDYLPINIHEGFIDEDLKIAIYTDHQIFERYHRFKLKEAKHKNAEAFTIKELLTLNPGDYVTHIDHGIGRFAGLHKLNINGKEQESVKLLFRDNDTLYVSIHSLHRISKYSGKEGQVPRIDKLGSTTWQTLKAKTKRNVKELAYDLIKLYAQRKTKPGHPFPKDNYLQHELEASFIYEDTPDQIKVTRDVKRDMERSHPMDRLVCGDVGFGKTEIAVRAAFKAVCDSKQVAVLVPTTILAYQHYKTFKERLRDLPCTVEYINRFRSAKDQKEIFKRLSEGKIDILIGTHKLVSKDVKFKDLGLLIIDEEQKFGVGVKDKLKTFKANIDTLTLTATPIPRTLQFSLMGARDLSAISTPPPNRYPVQTELHTFDEELIRDAISYELQRGGQVFFVNNKVGNITEVAGILQRLVPDARIAIGHGQMPGDKLEDVMLGFMEGDYDILVATTIIESGLDISNANTIIINDAQNFGLSDLHQMRGRVGRSNKKAFCYLLAPSQILLTSEARKRLKAIVDFSDLGSGFQIAMRDLDIRGAGNLLGGEQSGFINDMGFDTYMKILNEAVEELKEEDWYKDIVDTNQVTDNSVFSRQFVKETVVDTDLQLLIPDAYVSSLTERLMLYRELDNITKEEDLVLFEKNLRDRFGPIPAEAIELINVVRLRWKAMRLGFEKLTLKNKKMLAYFLNKQQSDYFSSPMFQASLMYAQKYPNLCTLKEQNNKLYLTIEDVDSVKRSAQVLSQIEDLIQFPEVPNEV; encoded by the coding sequence ATGTTACTTAACAAGTCCCTTGAAGGGATTTTTGATTCCCGATTGCAAGAGCTAAACCTTAACCAAAATCATTGGTTTCAGGGTTTAAACGGATCTTCTTTGTCTTTTTTATTGCAAAGCATTGTTTTGCAAACACACAAAAATCTGATTGTTATTGCTTCTGATAAAGAAAGAGCGGCTTACATTTTGAATGATTTGGATGCTCTTCTTCCCAAAGAAAAAGTTTTATTTTTTCCAGAAACCTACAAACAACCCTACCAGATTGAGAAAACAACTAACGCAAATATCCAGGAGCGTGCTGAGGTTTTAAATTTACTTTCTAAAGATAATTTTAAAGGTGTTGTTGTTACTTATCCGCAGGCGCTAAGTGAGAAGGTGACACTTAAAAAACAGTTACACCAAAATACCTTACAAATAAAAAAGAACGAAAAGTTATCTATTGAATTTATTTCTGAGTTCTTAAGTTCATATAATTTTGAGCATGTTGACTTTGTTTTTGAACCCGGTCAGTTCAGTATTCGCGGGGGAATTATAGATGTTTATTCTTTCGCGAATGAATATCCCTACAGGATTGAATTATTTGGAAACGATGTAGAAGCGATAAAAACCTTTGATCCCTCCACGCAATTATCAACTGCGAATTTTGATTTTGTAACTATCATTCCAAATATTAATTCAGCTTTATTTAACGAAGACAAAGCCTTACTCTTTAATTATTTTGATAAGGCTGATAGCATGTTAGTGATGGAAGATGCCAACTATATGTTTGATGTTTTCGACAAAAAACTGGAGTCAGCGCGCAAAGCCTATAACAATCAAACGGGAGAAGTAAAACAGGTTCCGCCTGAAAAATTATTTTCTGATTCTACGGAATTAAAATTCACCATAAAAGGTTTTCCGGTTATTGAATTTGGAATTAGTTCTTTGCTTTCCTCTGATACTCTGAAATTTAATCAACGTCCGCAACCTTCCTTCAATAAGAATTTTGAACTATTGATTTCTAATTTGAAGGAGAATAAAACGCGCGGATACAAAAATTATTTTTTAACGGATAACGTAAAACAAGCCGATCGTCTTATTACCATTTTTAATGATTTGCTTGTAAAAGAACATCGCACTTACGATACCCTGATCGATTATTTGCCTATCAATATTCACGAAGGGTTTATTGATGAAGATCTGAAGATCGCGATTTATACAGATCACCAGATCTTTGAAAGGTATCACCGTTTTAAATTAAAAGAGGCTAAACATAAAAATGCCGAAGCTTTTACCATTAAAGAATTGCTCACGCTTAACCCAGGTGATTATGTAACCCATATAGATCATGGTATTGGTCGTTTTGCCGGACTTCACAAACTTAATATCAATGGCAAAGAGCAGGAAAGCGTAAAATTATTATTTCGCGACAACGATACTTTATATGTAAGTATTCATAGTTTACACCGTATTAGTAAATATAGCGGCAAAGAAGGTCAGGTGCCGCGCATCGATAAATTAGGCAGTACTACCTGGCAGACTCTGAAGGCGAAAACAAAACGCAACGTAAAGGAGCTGGCTTACGATCTTATCAAATTATACGCACAACGCAAAACAAAACCCGGACACCCTTTTCCAAAAGATAATTATTTGCAACATGAATTGGAAGCTTCATTTATTTATGAAGATACGCCAGATCAGATTAAGGTAACGCGTGATGTAAAACGAGACATGGAGCGTTCGCATCCTATGGATAGGTTGGTTTGTGGGGATGTAGGGTTTGGAAAAACTGAGATCGCGGTGCGTGCAGCCTTTAAAGCGGTATGCGATAGTAAACAAGTGGCCGTGCTTGTGCCAACAACTATTCTTGCTTATCAACATTATAAAACATTTAAAGAAAGACTTCGCGATCTTCCGTGCACAGTAGAATACATCAATCGTTTCAGGTCTGCGAAGGATCAGAAAGAAATTTTTAAGCGTTTGTCAGAAGGAAAAATAGATATTTTAATAGGCACGCATAAATTGGTAAGTAAAGACGTAAAGTTTAAAGACCTAGGCTTACTTATTATTGACGAAGAACAAAAATTTGGCGTAGGGGTAAAGGATAAATTAAAGACTTTTAAAGCGAATATTGATACTCTAACACTTACTGCAACGCCTATTCCAAGAACTTTACAATTTAGTTTGATGGGCGCGAGAGATCTTTCAGCAATCTCAACACCTCCGCCAAATCGTTATCCCGTGCAAACAGAGTTGCATACTTTTGATGAAGAATTAATTCGTGATGCAATAAGCTACGAATTGCAACGCGGAGGCCAGGTGTTTTTTGTAAATAATAAAGTAGGTAATATAACCGAGGTTGCAGGAATCTTGCAAAGGCTTGTGCCGGATGCGCGTATTGCCATTGGCCACGGTCAAATGCCCGGCGACAAGCTCGAGGATGTTATGCTGGGTTTTATGGAAGGCGATTACGATATTTTAGTAGCCACCACCATTATTGAAAGCGGATTAGACATTAGTAACGCCAATACTATTATAATTAACGATGCTCAAAATTTCGGATTAAGCGATTTACACCAGATGCGCGGTCGCGTGGGAAGAAGTAATAAAAAGGCTTTTTGTTACCTGTTAGCGCCTTCTCAAATATTATTAACGAGTGAAGCTCGAAAAAGATTAAAAGCAATCGTAGACTTCAGTGATCTTGGAAGTGGATTCCAGATTGCGATGCGTGATTTGGATATTCGCGGTGCCGGCAATTTATTGGGAGGAGAGCAAAGTGGGTTCATTAATGATATGGGTTTTGATACTTACATGAAAATTTTGAATGAAGCCGTTGAAGAGTTAAAAGAAGAAGATTGGTATAAAGACATTGTAGATACAAATCAGGTAACGGATAACTCTGTGTTCTCAAGACAGTTTGTAAAAGAAACCGTTGTGGATACAGATTTACAATTATTAATTCCGGATGCTTATGTGAGCAGTCTGACCGAGCGCCTGATGCTTTACAGGGAACTGGATAATATCACCAAAGAAGAAGATCTTGTTTTGTTTGAAAAGAATTTACGCGACAGGTTCGGACCAATTCCGGCTGAAGCTATAGAATTGATTAATGTGGTGCGTCTGCGCTGGAAAGCCATGCGCCTTGGTTTTGAGAAGCTTACCTTGAAAAATAAAAAAATGCTTGCGTACTTTTTAAACAAACAGCAGAGTGACTATTTTTCAAGTCCTATGTTTCAGGCATCCCTTATGTACGCGCAAAAATATCCGAACCTTTGCACCTTGAAAGAACAAAACAATAAGTTATATTTAACCATTGAAGATGTGGATTCTGTGAAACGTTCTGCGCAGGTTCTGTCGCAAATTGAAGACCTGATCCAGTTTCCTGAGGTGCCTAACGAAGTGTAA
- a CDS encoding SET domain-containing protein-lysine N-methyltransferase, which produces MALKVKVSQLPNAGKGLFTDKPIKKGEQVIEYLGEIIDWKEYEKRVKEDKDGYLFFISKKRCIDAYSTPEHKARYANDAAGLSKTKGLKNNANYEVVKDRCFIVASRDIEAGEEIFVSYTKEYWDCIRYNIKHDLYKTKKF; this is translated from the coding sequence ATGGCTCTTAAAGTAAAAGTTTCACAGTTACCAAATGCAGGCAAAGGCCTCTTCACTGACAAACCCATTAAAAAAGGCGAGCAGGTTATTGAATACCTTGGTGAGATCATTGATTGGAAAGAATATGAAAAACGCGTAAAAGAAGACAAAGATGGATATCTGTTTTTTATTAGTAAAAAAAGATGTATCGATGCTTATTCTACGCCAGAGCACAAAGCGCGTTACGCAAATGATGCAGCGGGATTAAGCAAAACAAAAGGCTTAAAAAACAATGCAAATTACGAAGTGGTTAAAGACAGGTGTTTTATTGTTGCCAGTCGCGATATAGAAGCGGGCGAAGAAATTTTTGTGAGCTATACCAAAGAATACTGGGACTGCATTCGTTACAACATCAAACACGATTTGTACAAAACAAAAAAATTCTAA
- a CDS encoding ABC transporter ATP-binding protein codes for MDSMQHLSLNNVSLGYKKAGKDVVILKNLNLEFCQQEFIGIVGLNGIGKSTLLKSMCGLLPVLSGEIYLNKKNIEQVSLTELARKISIVLTEKVGGFNLTAYDVVAAGQIPYTNSFHELKSENLSVIDAAIESCGIKAHQLKPVNELSDGLFQKTIIAKSLAQQTPFMLLDEPSAFLDYASKHDLFILLKKLVEEHQKCILVSSHDLDLLIKYCNKLLVISEDSVELIKTSEARENRAFMQIGGGFL; via the coding sequence ATGGATAGCATGCAACACTTGTCTTTAAATAATGTTAGCCTGGGATATAAGAAAGCCGGGAAGGACGTGGTCATTCTTAAAAACTTAAATCTTGAGTTTTGCCAGCAAGAATTTATTGGCATTGTCGGATTAAACGGGATAGGTAAATCTACACTTCTTAAAAGTATGTGTGGACTTTTGCCGGTTTTATCGGGGGAAATTTATTTAAATAAAAAAAACATAGAGCAAGTTTCTTTAACAGAATTAGCCCGTAAAATATCAATAGTGCTTACAGAGAAAGTAGGAGGCTTTAATCTGACGGCTTACGATGTTGTGGCGGCTGGGCAAATTCCGTACACCAATTCTTTTCACGAATTGAAATCAGAAAATCTTTCTGTTATTGATGCAGCCATAGAGTCCTGTGGTATCAAAGCGCATCAATTAAAACCGGTGAATGAATTAAGCGATGGACTTTTTCAAAAGACAATAATAGCTAAGTCTCTGGCTCAGCAAACGCCTTTTATGTTATTGGATGAGCCCAGCGCTTTCCTGGATTATGCATCGAAACACGATTTGTTCATACTTTTAAAAAAGTTGGTAGAAGAACACCAAAAGTGTATTCTCGTAAGCTCACATGATCTCGATTTACTCATCAAATATTGCAACAAATTATTGGTTATATCAGAAGATTCGGTAGAATTGATAAAGACCTCCGAAGCCAGAGAAAACAGGGCCTTCATGCAAATAGGCGGAGGGTTTTTATAA
- a CDS encoding iron ABC transporter translates to MKNYSAIKFSILILLFVTGCLLSLFFGGSESVNVSEVTADNFIFWQIRFPKTVTAIIAGCTLSVSGLILQIIFRNPLAGPYVLGISSGASLMVAVSILAGNALHVFSDFFLGKSFIVISAITGSFLVTVLILIISKKVNSNIVLLLIGLMFSQICGAIQTALEYFSDPGSLKSFVVWGMGSLANTTNSDLGLFLPVAFLCLTALLFFIKPLNALLLGQNYAHNVGVNFNQSRFYLILISSVLTGITTAFCGPIAFVGIAVPILSRMVFGSSKQQLHFAACLLIGSSILLFSDALANSVVRNISLPLNMITTLIGAPLVIYLMFRNKHW, encoded by the coding sequence TTGAAAAACTATTCAGCCATAAAATTTTCTATACTGATTTTGTTATTTGTAACGGGATGTTTATTGAGTTTATTTTTTGGTGGAAGCGAATCAGTAAATGTTTCAGAAGTTACGGCGGATAATTTTATTTTCTGGCAGATCCGTTTTCCTAAAACAGTTACGGCTATAATAGCAGGTTGCACTTTATCGGTCTCTGGTTTAATTCTGCAAATTATTTTCAGAAATCCCCTGGCGGGTCCCTATGTTCTGGGAATAAGCTCTGGTGCTTCGCTGATGGTTGCTGTTAGTATTCTTGCGGGAAACGCCCTGCATGTGTTTTCTGACTTTTTCCTGGGAAAAAGCTTTATTGTTATCTCGGCGATAACGGGGAGTTTTCTGGTAACGGTGCTTATTTTAATAATTTCTAAAAAAGTAAATAGTAACATTGTCTTGCTTCTGATCGGACTCATGTTTTCGCAAATTTGTGGGGCTATTCAAACCGCTTTGGAATATTTTTCAGATCCTGGTAGTCTTAAAAGTTTTGTAGTCTGGGGAATGGGTTCGTTAGCAAATACAACAAACTCTGATCTGGGATTATTTTTGCCGGTAGCGTTTTTATGTTTGACAGCGCTGCTGTTTTTTATAAAACCTCTGAACGCTTTATTATTAGGGCAGAACTATGCTCATAACGTAGGAGTTAATTTTAACCAAAGCAGATTTTACCTGATCCTTATTTCCTCTGTTCTTACAGGCATTACTACAGCTTTCTGCGGACCGATTGCATTTGTGGGAATCGCTGTTCCTATTTTATCGCGCATGGTCTTTGGCAGTTCAAAACAACAACTGCATTTTGCAGCCTGCCTTCTTATAGGAAGTAGTATTCTTTTATTTTCGGATGCTCTTGCAAATTCAGTGGTCCGAAATATTTCTTTACCCCTGAATATGATTACCACTTTAATTGGTGCACCCCTGGTTATTTATTTAATGTTCAGAAACAAACACTGGTAG